One part of the Arabidopsis thaliana chromosome 1 sequence genome encodes these proteins:
- a CDS encoding P-loop containing nucleoside triphosphate hydrolases superfamily protein, translated as MLSLSLSNHVPPLTLLSHERRILKLQSRSSILFHQLFHTKFLLLSNSSSLSSSHGVVAISASPSSVAVPELEDEDHFDDELRRLLALVPEEIRQTLKEHPEISELIEIVLDLGRKPLARFPSGDFVISDDAVRVKDLEFAVSQVGEFTNDNRAGISRTLHRISAIRNRKGEIIGLTCRVGRSVRGSANLLRDLVQDGNSLLLIGPPGVGKTTMIREVARMLGNDYEKRVMIVDTSNEIGGDGDIPHPGIGNARRMQVPNSDIQHKVLIEAVENHMPQVIVIDEIGTKLEAIAASTIAERGIQLVATAHGATIENLIKNPSLDLLVGGVQSVTLGDEEATRRGGQKTVLERKGPSTFNCGAEIVSKTEVRVHRSLEATVDAILAGRLPNVEIRKIKSHGVEVIMEKEPFIDEKTVDKKHEEETLDVSKLTKEETVSEVLQTKEITEAESSEKDTLMYLYVYGIAESTVLQAIKQLEMETAVELTDDISEAEALLALQAKIRKNPRIKSFATSHGIPVYVTKTNSGIQVAKAIRALLTDYEDGLGEFGSEDRLKLSEKMDALEEARLAIERIVIPKKETTDLLPRPPRIVSLQGKLVRKYNLRSERKWRGDEMYLRILPYSTEEDRDDREDEGEFGEANGEELDELGFATGESNDSPSGIDRSFKKDGGNEVV; from the exons ATGCTGAGCTTATCATTGAGTAATCATGTTCCTCCATTAACGCTCTTGAGCCATGAACGAAGAATCCTCAAGCTCCAAAGTCGATCGTCTATTCTCTTTCACCAACTCTTCCACACTAAGTTCCTTCTCCTGTCGAATTCTtcctctttgtcttcttcacatGGAGTTGTTGCTATTTCGGCATCTCCGTCTTCAGTCGCAGTTCCGGAATTAGAAGACGAGGACCACTTCGATGACGAATTACGTCGTCTATTGGCGCTCGTACCGGAGGAGATACGCCAGACACTGAAGGAGCACCCTGAAATTAGTGAACTCATAGAGATAGTGTTGGATTTAGGTCGTAAACCTCTGGCGCGATTCCCTTCAGGTGACTTTGTTATCTCCGACGATGCTGTTAGAGTTAAAGATCTGGAATTCGCTGTTTCTCAG GTTGGTGAGTTTACTAATGATAATCGAGCTGGAATCAGCCGGACGTTGCATCGGATTAGTGCGATAAGGAATCGGAAAGGAGAAATTATTGGATTAACTTGCCGTGTTGGTCGATCTGTTAGAGGAAGCGCTAATTTGCTGCGTGATCTTGTTCAAGATGGGAACTCATTGTTGCTTATTGGTCCTCCAGGTGTGGGGAAAACTACAATGATTAG GGAGGTAGCACGAATGCTAGGAAATGACTATGAGAAGAGAGTAATGATTGTTGATACTTCCAATGAGattggtggtgatggtgatataCCTCATCCAGGGATCGGTAATGCTAGGCGGATGCAAGTCCCTAACTCTGACATACAACACAAG GTGCTGATTGAGGCAGTAGAAAACCATATGCCCCAAGTAATTGTGATTGATGAGATTGGAACTAAACTTGAAGCGATAGCTGCAAGTACTATAGCAGAACGTGGAATCCAGTTAGTCGCCACTGCTCATGGAGCCACTATCGAGAATTTGATTAAGAATCCTTCATTAGACCTTCTGGTTGGAGGTGTACAG AGTGTAACTCTTGGAGATGAGGAAGCGACCAGAAGAGGTGGCCAGAAGACTGTCCTTGAAAGAAAAGGTCCTTCAACATTTAACTGTGGTGCAGAAATAGTTTCAAAGACTGAAGTTCGAGTTCATCGTAGTCTTGAAGCAACTGTTGATGCTATCCTCGCAG GTCGCTTACCAAACGTTGAAATCCGCAAAATAAAGTCTCATGGAGTGGAAGTGATTATGGAGAAGGAACCTTTCATCGACGAGAAGACTGTGGATAAGAAACATGAAGAGGAAACATTAGATGTTTCGAAGCTCACCAAGGAGGAAACTGTCTCTGAAGTCCTTCAAACTAAGGAGATAACTGAAGCAGAATCTTCAGAGAAAGATACATTGATGTATCTATATGTCTATGGG ATTGCAGAATCAACTGTTCTTCAGGCAATCAAACAACTAGAGATGGAAACTGCGGTAGAGTTAACTGACGACATTAGTGAAGCAGAAGCCTTACTCGCGTTGCAAGCAAAGATCAGGAAGAATCCCCGGATTAAATCATTTGCTACATCTCACGGTATACCTGTTTATGTAAcaaag ACTAACTCAGGTATCCAAGTGGCCAAGGCGATACGGGCATTACTAACAGATTACGAAGACGGACTCGGAGAGTTTGGATCAGAAGATCGTCTAAAACTATCTGAAAAAATGGACGCCTTAGAA GAAGCGAGATTAGCGATAGAGCGGATAGTGATACCGAAAAAGGAAACAACCGATTTACTCCCGAGGCCACCTAGGATTGTGTCTCTTCAAGGAAAGCTAGTCAGGAAGTATAATTTACgatcagaaagaaaatggagagGGGATGAGATGTATCTACGGATTCTCCCTTATAGCACGGAAGAAGATAGAGACGACCGTGAAGATGAAGGAGAGTTTGGAGAAGCGAACGGGGAAGAGCTTGACGAGTTAGGTTTCGCCACCGGCGAGTCTAATGACTCACCCTCTGGCATCGATAG ATCCTTTAAAAAGGATGGGGGTAATGAAGTTGTGTGA
- a CDS encoding P-loop containing nucleoside triphosphate hydrolases superfamily protein, with the protein MPQVIVIDEIGTKLEAIAASTIAERGIQLVATAHGATIENLIKNPSLDLLVGGVQSVTLGDEEATRRGGQKTVLERKGPSTFNCGAEIVSKTEVRVHRSLEATVDAILAGRLPNVEIRKIKSHGVEVIMEKEPFIDEKTVDKKHEEETLDVSKLTKEETVSEVLQTKEITEAESSEKDTLMYLYVYGIAESTVLQAIKQLEMETAVELTDDISEAEALLALQAKIRKNPRIKSFATSHGIPVYVTKTNSGIQVAKAIRALLTDYEDGLGEFGSEDRLKLSEKMDALEEARLAIERIVIPKKETTDLLPRPPRIVSLQGKLVRKYNLRSERKWRGDEMYLRILPYSTEEDRDDREDEGEFGEANGEELDELGFATGESNDSPSGIDRLPLLPD; encoded by the exons ATGCCCCAAGTAATTGTGATTGATGAGATTGGAACTAAACTTGAAGCGATAGCTGCAAGTACTATAGCAGAACGTGGAATCCAGTTAGTCGCCACTGCTCATGGAGCCACTATCGAGAATTTGATTAAGAATCCTTCATTAGACCTTCTGGTTGGAGGTGTACAG AGTGTAACTCTTGGAGATGAGGAAGCGACCAGAAGAGGTGGCCAGAAGACTGTCCTTGAAAGAAAAGGTCCTTCAACATTTAACTGTGGTGCAGAAATAGTTTCAAAGACTGAAGTTCGAGTTCATCGTAGTCTTGAAGCAACTGTTGATGCTATCCTCGCAG GTCGCTTACCAAACGTTGAAATCCGCAAAATAAAGTCTCATGGAGTGGAAGTGATTATGGAGAAGGAACCTTTCATCGACGAGAAGACTGTGGATAAGAAACATGAAGAGGAAACATTAGATGTTTCGAAGCTCACCAAGGAGGAAACTGTCTCTGAAGTCCTTCAAACTAAGGAGATAACTGAAGCAGAATCTTCAGAGAAAGATACATTGATGTATCTATATGTCTATGGG ATTGCAGAATCAACTGTTCTTCAGGCAATCAAACAACTAGAGATGGAAACTGCGGTAGAGTTAACTGACGACATTAGTGAAGCAGAAGCCTTACTCGCGTTGCAAGCAAAGATCAGGAAGAATCCCCGGATTAAATCATTTGCTACATCTCACGGTATACCTGTTTATGTAAcaaag ACTAACTCAGGTATCCAAGTGGCCAAGGCGATACGGGCATTACTAACAGATTACGAAGACGGACTCGGAGAGTTTGGATCAGAAGATCGTCTAAAACTATCTGAAAAAATGGACGCCTTAGAA GAAGCGAGATTAGCGATAGAGCGGATAGTGATACCGAAAAAGGAAACAACCGATTTACTCCCGAGGCCACCTAGGATTGTGTCTCTTCAAGGAAAGCTAGTCAGGAAGTATAATTTACgatcagaaagaaaatggagagGGGATGAGATGTATCTACGGATTCTCCCTTATAGCACGGAAGAAGATAGAGACGACCGTGAAGATGAAGGAGAGTTTGGAGAAGCGAACGGGGAAGAGCTTGACGAGTTAGGTTTCGCCACCGGCGAGTCTAATGACTCACCCTCTGGCATCGATAGGTTACCTCTATTGCCTGATTAG
- a CDS encoding P-loop containing nucleoside triphosphate hydrolases superfamily protein (P-loop containing nucleoside triphosphate hydrolases superfamily protein; FUNCTIONS IN: nucleoside-triphosphatase activity, ATP-dependent peptidase activity, nucleotide binding, serine-type endopeptidase activity, ATP binding; INVOLVED IN: proteolysis; LOCATED IN: chloroplast; EXPRESSED IN: 23 plant structures; EXPRESSED DURING: 15 growth stages; CONTAINS InterPro DOMAIN/s: ATPase, AAA+ type, core (InterPro:IPR003593), ATPase, AAA-type, core (InterPro:IPR003959), Peptidase S16, Lon protease, C-terminal (InterPro:IPR001984); BEST Arabidopsis thaliana protein match is: P-loop containing nucleoside triphosphate hydrolases superfamily protein (TAIR:AT3G10420.2); Has 1167 Blast hits to 1151 proteins in 497 species: Archae - 17; Bacteria - 819; Metazoa - 47; Fungi - 4; Plants - 122; Viruses - 0; Other Eukaryotes - 158 (source: NCBI BLink).) — MLSLSLSNHVPPLTLLSHERRILKLQSRSSILFHQLFHTKFLLLSNSSSLSSSHGVVAISASPSSVAVPELEDEDHFDDELRRLLALVPEEIRQTLKEHPEISELIEIVLDLGRKPLARFPSGDFVISDDAVRVKDLEFAVSQVGEFTNDNRAGISRTLHRISAIRNRKGEIIGLTCRVGRSVRGSANLLRDLVQDGNSLLLIGPPGVGKTTMIREVARMLGNDYEKRVMIVDTSNEIGGDGDIPHPGIGNARRMQVPNSDIQHKVLIEAVENHMPQVIVIDEIGTKLEAIAASTIAERGIQLVATAHGATIENLIKNPSLDLLVGGVQSVTLGDEEATRRGGQKTVLERKGPSTFNCGAEIVSKTEVRVHRSLEATVDAILAGRLPNVEIRKIKSHGVEVIMEKEPFIDEKTVDKKHEEETLDVSKLTKEETVSEVLQTKEITEAESSEKDTLMYLYVYGIAESTVLQAIKQLEMETAVELTDDISEAEALLALQAKIRKNPRIKSFATSHGIPVYVTKTNSGIQVAKAIRALLTDYEDGLGEFGSEDRLKLSEKMDALEEARLAIERIVIPKKETTDLLPRPPRIVSLQGKLVRKYNLRSERKWRGDEMYLRILPYSTEEDRDDREDEGEFGEANGEELDELGFATGESNDSPSGIDRLPLLPD, encoded by the exons ATGCTGAGCTTATCATTGAGTAATCATGTTCCTCCATTAACGCTCTTGAGCCATGAACGAAGAATCCTCAAGCTCCAAAGTCGATCGTCTATTCTCTTTCACCAACTCTTCCACACTAAGTTCCTTCTCCTGTCGAATTCTtcctctttgtcttcttcacatGGAGTTGTTGCTATTTCGGCATCTCCGTCTTCAGTCGCAGTTCCGGAATTAGAAGACGAGGACCACTTCGATGACGAATTACGTCGTCTATTGGCGCTCGTACCGGAGGAGATACGCCAGACACTGAAGGAGCACCCTGAAATTAGTGAACTCATAGAGATAGTGTTGGATTTAGGTCGTAAACCTCTGGCGCGATTCCCTTCAGGTGACTTTGTTATCTCCGACGATGCTGTTAGAGTTAAAGATCTGGAATTCGCTGTTTCTCAG GTTGGTGAGTTTACTAATGATAATCGAGCTGGAATCAGCCGGACGTTGCATCGGATTAGTGCGATAAGGAATCGGAAAGGAGAAATTATTGGATTAACTTGCCGTGTTGGTCGATCTGTTAGAGGAAGCGCTAATTTGCTGCGTGATCTTGTTCAAGATGGGAACTCATTGTTGCTTATTGGTCCTCCAGGTGTGGGGAAAACTACAATGATTAG GGAGGTAGCACGAATGCTAGGAAATGACTATGAGAAGAGAGTAATGATTGTTGATACTTCCAATGAGattggtggtgatggtgatataCCTCATCCAGGGATCGGTAATGCTAGGCGGATGCAAGTCCCTAACTCTGACATACAACACAAG GTGCTGATTGAGGCAGTAGAAAACCATATGCCCCAAGTAATTGTGATTGATGAGATTGGAACTAAACTTGAAGCGATAGCTGCAAGTACTATAGCAGAACGTGGAATCCAGTTAGTCGCCACTGCTCATGGAGCCACTATCGAGAATTTGATTAAGAATCCTTCATTAGACCTTCTGGTTGGAGGTGTACAG AGTGTAACTCTTGGAGATGAGGAAGCGACCAGAAGAGGTGGCCAGAAGACTGTCCTTGAAAGAAAAGGTCCTTCAACATTTAACTGTGGTGCAGAAATAGTTTCAAAGACTGAAGTTCGAGTTCATCGTAGTCTTGAAGCAACTGTTGATGCTATCCTCGCAG GTCGCTTACCAAACGTTGAAATCCGCAAAATAAAGTCTCATGGAGTGGAAGTGATTATGGAGAAGGAACCTTTCATCGACGAGAAGACTGTGGATAAGAAACATGAAGAGGAAACATTAGATGTTTCGAAGCTCACCAAGGAGGAAACTGTCTCTGAAGTCCTTCAAACTAAGGAGATAACTGAAGCAGAATCTTCAGAGAAAGATACATTGATGTATCTATATGTCTATGGG ATTGCAGAATCAACTGTTCTTCAGGCAATCAAACAACTAGAGATGGAAACTGCGGTAGAGTTAACTGACGACATTAGTGAAGCAGAAGCCTTACTCGCGTTGCAAGCAAAGATCAGGAAGAATCCCCGGATTAAATCATTTGCTACATCTCACGGTATACCTGTTTATGTAAcaaag ACTAACTCAGGTATCCAAGTGGCCAAGGCGATACGGGCATTACTAACAGATTACGAAGACGGACTCGGAGAGTTTGGATCAGAAGATCGTCTAAAACTATCTGAAAAAATGGACGCCTTAGAA GAAGCGAGATTAGCGATAGAGCGGATAGTGATACCGAAAAAGGAAACAACCGATTTACTCCCGAGGCCACCTAGGATTGTGTCTCTTCAAGGAAAGCTAGTCAGGAAGTATAATTTACgatcagaaagaaaatggagagGGGATGAGATGTATCTACGGATTCTCCCTTATAGCACGGAAGAAGATAGAGACGACCGTGAAGATGAAGGAGAGTTTGGAGAAGCGAACGGGGAAGAGCTTGACGAGTTAGGTTTCGCCACCGGCGAGTCTAATGACTCACCCTCTGGCATCGATAGGTTACCTCTATTGCCTGATTAG
- a CDS encoding P-loop containing nucleoside triphosphate hydrolases superfamily protein (P-loop containing nucleoside triphosphate hydrolases superfamily protein; FUNCTIONS IN: nucleoside-triphosphatase activity, ATP-dependent peptidase activity, nucleotide binding, serine-type endopeptidase activity, ATP binding; INVOLVED IN: proteolysis; LOCATED IN: chloroplast; EXPRESSED IN: 23 plant structures; EXPRESSED DURING: 15 growth stages; CONTAINS InterPro DOMAIN/s: ATPase, AAA-type, core (InterPro:IPR003959), ATPase, AAA+ type, core (InterPro:IPR003593), Peptidase S16, Lon protease, C-terminal (InterPro:IPR001984); BEST Arabidopsis thaliana protein match is: P-loop containing nucleoside triphosphate hydrolases superfamily protein (TAIR:AT3G10420.2); Has 1135 Blast hits to 1119 proteins in 483 species: Archae - 15; Bacteria - 797; Metazoa - 45; Fungi - 0; Plants - 122; Viruses - 0; Other Eukaryotes - 156 (source: NCBI BLink).) yields MLLELKIWNSLFLRLVGEFTNDNRAGISRTLHRISAIRNRKGEIIGLTCRVGRSVRGSANLLRDLVQDGNSLLLIGPPGVGKTTMIREVARMLGNDYEKRVMIVDTSNEIGGDGDIPHPGIGNARRMQVPNSDIQHKVLIEAVENHMPQVIVIDEIGTKLEAIAASTIAERGIQLVATAHGATIENLIKNPSLDLLVGGVQSVTLGDEEATRRGGQKTVLERKGPSTFNCGAEIVSKTEVRVHRSLEATVDAILAGRLPNVEIRKIKSHGVEVIMEKEPFIDEKTVDKKHEEETLDVSKLTKEETVSEVLQTKEITEAESSEKDTLMYLYVYGIAESTVLQAIKQLEMETAVELTDDISEAEALLALQAKIRKNPRIKSFATSHGIPVYVTKTNSGIQVAKAIRALLTDYEDGLGEFGSEDRLKLSEKMDALEEARLAIERIVIPKKETTDLLPRPPRIVSLQGKLVRKYNLRSERKWRGDEMYLRILPYSTEEDRDDREDEGEFGEANGEELDELGFATGESNDSPSGIDRLPLLPD; encoded by the exons ATGCTGTTAGAGTTAAAGATCTGGAATTCGCTGTTTCTCAGGTTG GTTGGTGAGTTTACTAATGATAATCGAGCTGGAATCAGCCGGACGTTGCATCGGATTAGTGCGATAAGGAATCGGAAAGGAGAAATTATTGGATTAACTTGCCGTGTTGGTCGATCTGTTAGAGGAAGCGCTAATTTGCTGCGTGATCTTGTTCAAGATGGGAACTCATTGTTGCTTATTGGTCCTCCAGGTGTGGGGAAAACTACAATGATTAG GGAGGTAGCACGAATGCTAGGAAATGACTATGAGAAGAGAGTAATGATTGTTGATACTTCCAATGAGattggtggtgatggtgatataCCTCATCCAGGGATCGGTAATGCTAGGCGGATGCAAGTCCCTAACTCTGACATACAACACAAG GTGCTGATTGAGGCAGTAGAAAACCATATGCCCCAAGTAATTGTGATTGATGAGATTGGAACTAAACTTGAAGCGATAGCTGCAAGTACTATAGCAGAACGTGGAATCCAGTTAGTCGCCACTGCTCATGGAGCCACTATCGAGAATTTGATTAAGAATCCTTCATTAGACCTTCTGGTTGGAGGTGTACAG AGTGTAACTCTTGGAGATGAGGAAGCGACCAGAAGAGGTGGCCAGAAGACTGTCCTTGAAAGAAAAGGTCCTTCAACATTTAACTGTGGTGCAGAAATAGTTTCAAAGACTGAAGTTCGAGTTCATCGTAGTCTTGAAGCAACTGTTGATGCTATCCTCGCAG GTCGCTTACCAAACGTTGAAATCCGCAAAATAAAGTCTCATGGAGTGGAAGTGATTATGGAGAAGGAACCTTTCATCGACGAGAAGACTGTGGATAAGAAACATGAAGAGGAAACATTAGATGTTTCGAAGCTCACCAAGGAGGAAACTGTCTCTGAAGTCCTTCAAACTAAGGAGATAACTGAAGCAGAATCTTCAGAGAAAGATACATTGATGTATCTATATGTCTATGGG ATTGCAGAATCAACTGTTCTTCAGGCAATCAAACAACTAGAGATGGAAACTGCGGTAGAGTTAACTGACGACATTAGTGAAGCAGAAGCCTTACTCGCGTTGCAAGCAAAGATCAGGAAGAATCCCCGGATTAAATCATTTGCTACATCTCACGGTATACCTGTTTATGTAAcaaag ACTAACTCAGGTATCCAAGTGGCCAAGGCGATACGGGCATTACTAACAGATTACGAAGACGGACTCGGAGAGTTTGGATCAGAAGATCGTCTAAAACTATCTGAAAAAATGGACGCCTTAGAA GAAGCGAGATTAGCGATAGAGCGGATAGTGATACCGAAAAAGGAAACAACCGATTTACTCCCGAGGCCACCTAGGATTGTGTCTCTTCAAGGAAAGCTAGTCAGGAAGTATAATTTACgatcagaaagaaaatggagagGGGATGAGATGTATCTACGGATTCTCCCTTATAGCACGGAAGAAGATAGAGACGACCGTGAAGATGAAGGAGAGTTTGGAGAAGCGAACGGGGAAGAGCTTGACGAGTTAGGTTTCGCCACCGGCGAGTCTAATGACTCACCCTCTGGCATCGATAGGTTACCTCTATTGCCTGATTAG
- the BNS gene encoding bonsai (BONSAI (BNS); Has 44 Blast hits to 44 proteins in 18 species: Archae - 0; Bacteria - 0; Metazoa - 8; Fungi - 0; Plants - 34; Viruses - 0; Other Eukaryotes - 2 (source: NCBI BLink).) — protein sequence MAEVSLGMLIDIVDEEWMRDTLPDDDLPLPPVLAVKTDDTEETNQETQQADAETWRDLALDTQ from the exons ATGGCGGAAGTAAGTCTTGGTATGCTTATAGACATTGTGGACGAAGAGTGGATGAGGGACACTTTGCCTGATGATG ATCTTCCATTGCCTCCAGTGCTTGCTGTTAAAACTGATGATACTGAAGAAACCA ATCAGGAAACTCAGCAAGCAGATGCTGAAACTTGGCGTGATCTAGCTCTTGATACACAGTAA
- the BNS gene encoding bonsai, whose protein sequence is MAEVSLGMLIDIVDEEWMRDTLPDDDLPLPPVLAVKTDDTEETSMALCFFLCFALQFT, encoded by the exons ATGGCGGAAGTAAGTCTTGGTATGCTTATAGACATTGTGGACGAAGAGTGGATGAGGGACACTTTGCCTGATGATG ATCTTCCATTGCCTCCAGTGCTTGCTGTTAAAACTGATGATACTGAAGAAACCAGTATggctctttgtttttttctttgctttgctTTACAGTTTACATAG
- a CDS encoding Eukaryotic translation initiation factor eIF2A family protein (Eukaryotic translation initiation factor eIF2A family protein; FUNCTIONS IN: molecular_function unknown; INVOLVED IN: biological_process unknown; LOCATED IN: plasma membrane; EXPRESSED IN: 21 plant structures; EXPRESSED DURING: 13 growth stages; CONTAINS InterPro DOMAIN/s: WD40 repeat-like-containing domain (InterPro:IPR011046), Eukaryotic translation initiation factor 2A, central region (InterPro:IPR013979), Translation initiation factor eIF-2A (InterPro:IPR011387), WD40/YVTN repeat-like-containing domain (InterPro:IPR015943); BEST Arabidopsis thaliana protein match is: translation initiation factor 3B1 (TAIR:AT5G27640.1); Has 898 Blast hits to 895 proteins in 262 species: Archae - 0; Bacteria - 8; Metazoa - 280; Fungi - 316; Plants - 125; Viruses - 0; Other Eukaryotes - 169 (source: NCBI BLink).): protein MSSSPSLEILVREAEGFTVWNGPPFTNGQPTLKLERVSCSNTKFSVDGSKLMAMKSDGVISIYDATSLTEVRSFTIANVTAAELSPCGTYLQTFQKPTTPQEKNVSIWNTETGDLAHSHYQKSITKASWPSIRFCPDESSACRLATNEVQFFDPKDFSKGITSRIRVPGIAAFELSKTPASHVAVFVPESKGSPGSVQIFGCGEELQSQPSARRSFFRCSSVQFSWNHGSTGLLVVVQSDVDKTNQSYYGETKLHYLTIDGTHEGLVPLRKEGPVHDVQWSFSGSEFAVVYGFMPACVTIFDKNCKPLMELGEGPYNTLRWNPKGRVLCVAGFGNLPGDMAFWDVVNKKQLGSNKAEWSVTSEWSPDGRYFLTASTAPRRQIDNGMKIFNYDGKRYYKKMFERLYQAEWKPESPERFGDISELIKSVESLKLGEGKSQGQGSAQKKTIAPNPIAQKPAAYRPPHAKHAAAVQAELLGISTTGEMSKNALKNKKKRENKKAAAAAAAASGSNNA, encoded by the exons ATGAGTTCTTCACCGTCGTTGGAGATTTTAG TTAGAGAAGCTGAAGGCTTCACTGTGTGGAATGGTCCTCCATTTACTAATGGCCAGCCCACTCTCAAGCTTGAACGAGTTTCATGCTCTAACACGAAGTTCAGTGTTGATGGATCGAAGTTAATGGCGATGAAATCTGATGGAGTTATTAGTATCTATGATGCCACCAGCTTGACAGAAGTGCGGTCATTCACTATAGCAAATGTTACAGCTGCTGAGCTATCTCCATGTGGGACTTATCTTCAGACTTTTCAAAAACCCACTACTCCCCAAGAGAAGAATGTCTCCATTTGGAATACTGAGACAGGGGATCTAGCACACAGTCATTACCAAAAATCCATTACTAAAGCCTCATG GCCATCAATTCGCTTCTGTCCTGATGAATCTTCTGCGTGCCGGTTAGCTACAAATGAGGTCCAATTCTTTGACCCGAAAGATTTCTCGAAAGGAATAACATCCCGGATCAGAGTTCCTGGGATTGCTGCATTTGAGCTTTCTAAAACGCCAGCTTCCCATGTTGCTGTGTTTGTTCCAGAATCAAAG GGGAGTCCAGGCAGTGTCCAGATTTTTGGATGTGGGGAAGAATTGCAGAGCCAGCCAAGTGCTCGACGTAGCTTTTTCCGATGTTCCTCTGTGCAGTTTAGTTGGAACCATGGTTCCACTGGACTCCTAGTGGTTGTACAATCAGATGTTGACAAGACCAACCAAAGTTACTATGGGGAAACGAAGCTACACTACCTTACAATAGACGGCACACATGAGGGCCTTGTTCCATTAC GTAAAGAAGGACCAGTTCATGATGTTCAGTGGTCCTTTTCGGGTTCAGAGTTTGCTGTTGTATATGGCT TTATGCCTGCTTGTGTGACAATCTTTGACAAGAATTGTAAACCATTGATGGAACTTGGCGAAGGTCCTTATAACACTCTTCGATGGAACCCAAAAGGGAGAG TTTTATGTGTGGCTGGATTCGGTAACTTGCCTGGTGATATG GCCTTCTGGGATGTTGTAAATAAGAAGCAGCTAGGAAGTAATAAAGCCGAGTGGTCTGTGACAAGTGAATGGTCTCCAGACGGGCGTTATTTCTTGACTGCCTCAACAGCACCAAGACGTCAAATTGACAATGG GATGAAAATCTTCAACTACGACGGAAAGCGTTATTATAAGAAGATGTTTGAGAGGCTGTATCAG GCTGAATGGAAACCAGAGTCTCCAGAGAGGTTCGGTGACATCAGTGAACTTATCAAGTCAGTTGAATCATTGAAACTCGGCGAGGGCAAATCGCAAG GACAAGGATCAGCTCAGAAGAAAACTATTGCCCCCAATCCTATTGCACAGAAACCGGCCGCATATCGACCTCCGCATGCTAAGCATGCAGCTGCTGTTCAAGCCGAG TTACTTGGAATAAGCACAACAGG AGAGATGAGCAAGAACGCTcttaaaaacaagaagaagagggagaaTAAGAAAGCGGCTGCGGCTGCGGCTGCTGCTTCTGGATCTAACAACGCCTGA